Below is a genomic region from Streptomyces ferrugineus.
TCTGCTCGACGTAGCGGGCCCGTCGGGCCTCCCGGACCTTGGCGACCCGCCGGCGGCCCTCCTGCGTGAGGTGGACCAGCCACGCCCGGCCGTCGGCGGGGTCCGGCTCGCGGGCGACCAGGCCGAGGTCCTCCAGGGCACGCAGCTGGCGGGACATGGTGGCCTTGCCGACGCCGATGTAGGCGGCGAGTTCGGTGGCCCGCAGGCGCCCGGCGTCGTCCAGACGGACCAGCAGGCCGTACGCCGCGGACTCCAGGTCCGGATGGACCTCGCGGGCCATCTCGCCCTGCTTGGCCCGGGCGCGGCGCAACAGCACGGTCAACTCGCGTTCGAGATCGAGGAACTCGGGCTGGTCCAGACCACCACCGGACATCCCGGACCCGCCCCGCCGTCCGTCGCCGTTTCCGTCTTCGTGCACGTCAGCTCTGCCTCGATTTCCCGGTCCGTGAAAGTTTCCGCCGACCACCGTCATTGCCGCAGCTTCGCCAGTATTTCGCAGGCGTAGACCAACGGCAGCCCCCGGACCCCCTTTCACCTGCCCTTCCGGCTGCCCGGCTTCTCTATCAGAAACCGCGCCTGGCATGCCCACGCCCCAGCCTGGACACCCTCTCGTCACAGGACACGCACATTCCCCCACCGAGCGTCACCGCGCCTTCGGAGGCACGCTATGCCCGTGCACAGACCCGAACACCTCCGCCCCCGCCGCCGACCCCTGCTCACCGCCCTCCCGCTCCTCGTCGTCCTGATACTCGCCACCCAGCCCGCCCCCGCGTCCGCCGACGACACCCCGCCGCGCGGCTCGGCCTACATGGGCATGGGCGTCATGGCCCACGACGGCGAGGACGGCCTCCCC
It encodes:
- a CDS encoding MarR family winged helix-turn-helix transcriptional regulator, with protein sequence MHEDGNGDGRRGGSGMSGGGLDQPEFLDLERELTVLLRRARAKQGEMAREVHPDLESAAYGLLVRLDDAGRLRATELAAYIGVGKATMSRQLRALEDLGLVAREPDPADGRAWLVHLTQEGRRRVAKVREARRARYVEQMSNWDRREVAELARLLNQLNREMEK